The DNA segment GCGGCAACGGCTTTGAGCGGCGAAGTCTCGCTGGTGGTCACCAATTCGGTATTTCGCTCCGCCAGACGGCGTATGACACCGTCTCCGGCCGATCCGGCAATGGCAACATCGACCGAATGCAAGGGATGGCGGTTGCCGTCGCCGCGCACATGCCATTCGTGCAGGCTGCCGATCTCGGTAAGATCGAGCGTCCAGGCGAGTTGGGCCGCCGATTCGCCGTC comes from the Methylomonas sp. LL1 genome and includes:
- a CDS encoding NifB/NifX family molybdenum-iron cluster-binding protein, coding for MEEKIIAVAVDQDGNIAAHAGRAPKWMVYLIDGESAAQLAWTLDLTEIGSLHEWHVRGDGNRHPLHSVDVAIAGSAGDGVIRRLAERNTELVTTSETSPLKAVAAYLSGELAAGLPHDEQACLKGEH